A part of Hippea maritima DSM 10411 genomic DNA contains:
- the holA gene encoding DNA polymerase III subunit delta: MNQKQLKAQLKSKKVENFYIFCGDDYFIKDLYAKRIAKTKGAQIRKVVITDEAELRQIMAKALSKPLFQAKPLLLYGVVSTDLPKNLSITPPTHNILILDLERCKEEKENTVIFKPPKASEIASFIKNAASRNNKTITDEAVRLLSRSFEGKNTSYLKNTVDELLLLTYNKKQIEKEDAEKCLTLTANFDIKDIIDMVKTKDFVGIVEKIGQILSQIPPSLFVHIFSGEITKIIASCYCSQDCLRQTFKVFYPTPYTQLCKDIGENALKRLIKALYEIDKTLKSSSDEFSETMIKARLLLWMQGL, from the coding sequence ATGAATCAAAAACAACTAAAAGCACAACTTAAATCTAAAAAGGTTGAAAATTTTTATATATTTTGCGGCGATGATTATTTTATAAAAGATCTATACGCAAAGAGAATAGCAAAAACAAAGGGCGCTCAAATTAGAAAGGTTGTTATAACAGATGAGGCTGAACTTAGGCAAATTATGGCCAAAGCCTTATCCAAGCCCCTTTTTCAAGCTAAACCATTATTGCTTTATGGGGTTGTATCTACAGACCTTCCTAAAAACCTTTCAATTACACCTCCAACACACAACATACTTATACTTGATCTTGAAAGATGCAAAGAAGAAAAAGAAAATACAGTAATTTTTAAACCACCAAAAGCAAGCGAAATAGCCTCATTCATCAAAAATGCAGCATCAAGGAACAACAAAACTATAACAGATGAAGCAGTGAGACTTCTAAGCAGAAGTTTTGAGGGAAAAAATACATCATACTTAAAAAACACAGTGGATGAACTTTTATTGCTTACATACAACAAAAAGCAAATAGAAAAAGAGGATGCAGAAAAATGCCTAACCCTTACAGCCAATTTTGACATAAAAGACATCATAGACATGGTAAAAACCAAAGATTTTGTAGGAATAGTAGAAAAAATAGGTCAGATACTATCACAGATTCCTCCCTCTCTATTTGTGCATATATTTTCTGGCGAAATAACAAAGATAATAGCTTCATGCTACTGCTCACAGGATTGCCTGAGGCAAACATTTAAGGTTTTCTATCCGACACCATATACCCAGCTTTGCAAAGATATAGGAGAGAACGCTTTAAAAAGACTCATAAAGGCGCTCTATGAGATTGACAAAACACTGAAAAGCTCATCAGATGAATTCTCAGAGACAATGATTAAGGCGAGGTTACTTCTATGGATGCAAGGGTTATAG